The genomic stretch CTCGACCCTTATAGCTATAAGGGTTTAACGGTTtcattagacatgctcttacacgACGTGTAAGTGTGTAACTCAAAGGAAATGGACAGCGGATCAATATGCGAATGGGtcacgctgagcgtcccccgggggattagaTTTCTAATCCCCTGGGTGGACAGCCGTTGGATTAGCTCGATTGGACCGTTCAGATCATGACACGTGTCACAGTACACCTCAGTCCCGCTTTTGCTACCATAatgtaccaaagtagcaaaaaacggttcgtttgtagcaaaatcaacacaattgtagcaaaacacgGTTCACCCAAAATACACACAGATCTCGTCGGAGACTCGTCGGAGACGATGTAGCGAAAATGTtgtactattgtagcaaaaaaattcTAGTATTGTAGCAACACCGACCTCATCGGAGAGCTCGCAAAAAAAACTCGCCGGAGATGTCACCCGGAAACTCGCCGGAGGCGTCGCCGGAAACCTCACCGGAGACATGGTAGCAAAAAGAATATGCTAAAgtagcaaaaaaacacaaaaaatagcagcttttttttgctattgtagcaaaaccgaTCTCGTCGAAGACTCGCCGGTGACCTCGCCGGAGGACTCGTAGCACAGCCGTCGTGCCATGGTAGCAGAGCCGGCCGCCGCATGGAGCACCACCGCCATGCCATGGTAGCAGAGCCGTCGGCCGGTCATAGTAGAAGCCAAAAGCCGACGGTAGCAGCAGCACCCACCGCCGTCGGTAGCAGGGCAGCGGAGGAGCAGCAGATGGCCATGGTCCGCGACCCCTGCTGCTACTCCCCGCCGGTAGCCGGAGTTTGGCCTCACCGCGTGGCGGCGGAAGCCTATGGTGACGCGGCGGATCTGCAGGTCCAAGAGGCCGGCGAAGCTTGATGGGGGGCGACGCAGAGTAGAAAACACGAGGGGGGGGGGGAGCAGGCCCAAGAGGCCGGCGGCGGTGCTCTCGACGGGGGCCGGCGGCGGTGCTCTCGACGGGGGCGCCCGTAAGGAATACGGCGGCGCCGGCTCGCACTGTGAGCTACAGAGCGGTGCGCGGCGAGATCCTGCTGGGGCGCGACATCGACGGATGCTAGAGCGCCTCAGCAGCGGCGGCGCTATCGAGCTCGCACATGGCTGCACAGCGAGCGGCAGCGGCCGTGCCTCCATGGATGCGCGGGCAAAAGCGGCAGCGGGCGCGGCACCTGCGCGTGTACCGGCAACGGCTGCGGCGCCATGGCTGCGCGTGAGAATCGGCAGGGGACGCGGAGAAAGCGAGAGGAATTGGAGAAAGCGAGAAGAGGTTTCTCTCGTGGGGAAGAAAGAGGTGAGGTAGCGAAGAGATAGCGTGGGCCCCGCAGGGACACGCGTCGCACGATGCGAGCGGAGGATTAGAACGCTGTTCCTCCGGGGGAACGTTAGCGTTTTCCTATGCTAATATGCTACAGGCCAGTCTTGTGTTTGGGTGTTGCCCGTTGGATTTTGATCCAATGGTCTAGAAATGGCTGGTGCAGCCGGTGCATAAACCTGGTTCGTGCAGGGGATATGCTCTCCCGTGAGAATGAGAATGACCAAATTGCCCATGAACATTAGGAACTCCCAATTCCAGCCGCATTTTCCCCTTCTTGAATTTCTCGTTCCTCCTCGCCATTGTCACGGCCATGGCCGGAAAGAGATCCCCAAAATCCTTCTCCTACACTGGTCCATTGTAAAGCTTTGAGTCTGGTCCGGTCAGCCGCAACCGCTCCCATGATGTGGTGGACTGGTGGTCCGCGGCGTGCGCAGGCGGTGTGCTGCAGACTGTGCGGGGGCGGCGGAGCGGGAGCGCGCGGGCGGGAGACGCGGAGCGCACGCGGTGCGCTGCAGACTGAACGGAGTTCAGCGCCtagggcggcggagctggagcGCGCGGAGCGGCGGCCCGGCCCGAAGGTTCCGGCAGGAGGCGTCGCCGAGGGGCCTGCCTGACGCGAGCTGCGCGGGGTCTGGATGTCGTCCGGCGAGTCAATGCAGGTACTGCCTCTATCCCCTTTGCTAATTGTAAGGCGCCGATGCTGGCGCGGAGGGACCTAggtggccggcgccggcgacgctCTTGGCTGCGCGGGTCCAGCTATGGCCCGCTCCGCTGGACGACTGTCCGACACGTCGCTGTGCAGCCGTACGTTCGGCCCCAGCGCCTTCCCTCAGTTCTCATTGGACAGCACAAGCATCTCTCTCCCTTTTTCCCCTGTCACCTTGCTTTCTCTCCACGAGCGCGCACTGTACCAGGAGAAATCACGCCTCGACCGCTCCACACTCGACACGCGCCGCGTCCCTTTCTCCCCATCCGAGCATCAGACCATCGCCATCTTCTTCTCTCCGGTCACCTGTGTTTCTTCCAGCCAAACGATCCAGCAACGAACTAGCAACGCAAGGGACAATGCCCTCCTTTGCCCATCTCCTCCTTCTCACCCTCACCCTCACCTTCCAAAATCGTCCTACACCTGCACTATGCATTGCTGACCACCCACATGCCACTGCCAGCACCACACAGCCTCAGACATTCATCCTGGTTCTCAAGTCGCCTGCCGAGGCTGGCACCAGCGAGGACGAGCACCGGTGGTGGCACGAGACTTTCATGCCATCCCCTCTCGCTGGCTCCGAGGAGCCGCGGCTCCTCCACACCTACACCGAGGTCTTCACCGGCTTCGCTGCCAGGCTGACGGATGCCGAGCTCGACATGGTGTCCAAGAAGCCCGGGTTCCTGCGTGCCTTCCCGGACCAGATCTGGCACCCTGCCACCACGCACACTCCCGAGTTTCTGGGGCTCAAGAGAGGCAGTGGCTTGTGGAGGGACGCCAGCTACGGCAAGGGCGTGATCATCGGGGTTTTGGACACGGGCATCTACGCGCAGCACCCTTCCTTTGATGATgctggcatcccgccgccgccgtcaaagtGGAAGGGTTCATGCCACGGCGCTGCTCGGTGCAACAACAAGCTCATCGGTGCCAAGTTCATCAACAGGTATGCAAATGACTCTAGCGATGACACTGGGCATGGGACGCATACCTCGTCCACCGCTGCTGGCAACTTCGTCAGTGGTGCATCGGCCCATGGCCTCGGCAGCGGCACAGCGGCCGGGGTTGCTCCAGGTGCACACCTGGCCATGTACAGAGTGTGCACAATCCATGGGTGTGCACTCGCAGACATAGTAGCCGGGTTAGACGAAGCTGTAAAGGACGGGGTCGATATCCTATCGCTATCCCTTGGCCCCTTTTACAATGTTAACTTCAGCGGAGACCCGGTCGCCATTGGCGCACTCAGTGCGGTAGCAAAGGGCATTGTTGTCGTGGCTGCagctgggaacaatggacccaagtCATTTGTTGCCAACTCTGCACCATGGTTGCTCACAGTCGCAGCTGGCTCAGTGGACCGTAGCTTTGAGACTGTTGTGCAGCTGGGCAACGGGGATCACGTAAATGGGGAGGCTTTCAACCAGATATCCAACTCAAGCGCCAACCAGTTTCCTCTTTATTGGAACAAACACTGCAAGTTGCCTGCAAGAAATGTGTCTGGGAAAATCGTCGTTTGCCATAACACAGGATCAATGAATAACACAGGATCAATAAACAACACCGACATCAGTGCCATCATGAGTGCCGGGGCGGCTGGCATAGTGCTGATCAACAGGAAAGATGCCGGCTTCAGCACGCTCCTTGAGGACTATGGTAATGTTGTTCAAGTGACTGTGTCTGATGGCATGAAGATCACAGAGTACGTCAAGACAACAATCAAAGCCTCTGCCGCAGTCATCTACAAAAACACAGTTCTGGGGGTCCGTCCATCCCCAATGGTTGCAGCATTCTCATCCCGTGGTCCTAGCAGGTTCAGCCCCGGCGTTCTGAAGCCGGATGTATTAGCACCTGGCCTCAATATCATTGCTGCATGGCCACCACTCACCCTGTTTGGTTCTGGGCCATTCAACATTCGATCAGGGACGTCGATGTCAACTCCGCATGTCAGTGGCATCGCTGCGCTTGTTAAGTGCTCCCATCCTGAGTGGTCCGCTGCTGCGATCAAGTCGGCCATCCTGACAACATCCGACATTATCGACAGCACTGGTGACCCGATCTTGGATGAGCAGCATCAGAGGGCAACAGCATATGCGATGGGTGCTGGCCATGTGAATCCTACAAGAGCTACTGATCCGGGTCTAGTTTATGACACTGGCATTACTGAATATGCCGGCTATATATGTGCTCTCCTTGGTGATCAAGCCTTGGCAGTCATTGTGCGTAATCCGAGGTTGTCCTGCAAAATGCTTCCTAAGATACCAGAATCGCAGCTTAACTACCCAACCATAACGGTGCCCCTCAGGACAAGGCCATTCACATTGAACCGGACTGTGACAAATGTGGGTTCAGCCAACTCAGTGTACACACTGAAGATAGAGGTTCCTGAGAGTCTTATAGTGTCTGTCTACCCAGAGACATTGGTCTTTTCCAAGGCTGGACAGAAGATATCGTATACCATAACGGTGAGCAGCCATGGCAATGCCGGGGAAAAGATCATGGAGGGAAGTTTGAGCTGGGTGTCTGGGCACTATGTTGTGCGAAGTCCCATAGTTGCCGTTGCTGGTCTGCTGTAATCAGGAAGAATATGTGTGCCATGAGATGTTGGACCATCACCCATATATACTCCTTCCTTTAGTTATGGTCTAGAGCAATGACTGTCTTAAGTCTTTTAACTAGTAGGGTTTCCATGCCTGTAAAATAATTGAAGTTTGGACGTGGAGCTTCCGTTGATCTGTCGTAGAACTGACCACACATAAACTGCGAGTATGTGATGTGGTCTGCATCCTCTGTAATTCCGGTACTTCGAAAATATGAATGATTTGCTATCAGATCATTTGGTCCATCAGGTTTGCTTACATCTGTCTGGAAACATGCAACGCTATGCTGTTTGGATACTGAACTGTGTGTTTGAAACTTATGGTATTATGCTTCATATTATTTAGGATTCATCCTTGTGGACATGTTCTTAGCTGCAACTATTCAAATTACACTTGTCACTGAAGTGACCACAGTTATCTGATAGTAATAGTTTCCATTTTGGTCTATCCTGTTTCTAAAAGTGAGTTGATAATGAATCTACACTAGCATCGATTCATTGGCACTCTATCTATACATAATTTCCCCCAAATATTCTTGACCTGGGAAAGGAAGATACGTATCTACATATGTAGGAAGTTAAGCACAGTGATTTTAAAGTTTTCCTTCAAAATCAATAATTCCAGACGGGTCCATAATCTCATGAATTCATGCTAGAGCTGAAATACTCATGATTACGGAAAAAAAACTTTCAAAGAAAACAATAAGCACAGTTAAGTACAGAAAATCAttctgcaaaatatacccgacaATGTTTTCCACCCAAGGGAATATTTGTAAATTTCAATGACGTATTTGAATTCTTGAAAGTGTTGAAAGATTTGATGGTTGAGGATATTGGGTACCGCTTCGAGTTAACTGAACTTAACTGAACATGTTCTAACTCTGAGTAATGAAACTGGGCCTGACTCATGGGAGTGAGGGGCCAAGACAGCGGTTTCTAGATGACGTGCCTTCCCCCTGTCTGCAAATTCTGGTCGGGGCTCGACCATGCCGTTTAGACGTTAGCGGGGAGGAAGGGCGCGGAAGAGTCACCGCGCTTGGATTTACCAATGGTCTCTGCAATCGGAAGTTGTTTGTAAATACAATGCTTTTGATGTCAATCGCTTGTTGCTGTTTCTGAGAACATAGGAATTGTGATTTCATCCATCTTAGTTACTTCTGTTTATACATGCAAACTTGTATCGCTGCATATTTTATTTATTTCGTCATTTGAAAAATTAAGTTGTTACAATTAGTTCAGTGAGGTCCTTACAAGAGTGTCAAAATAAGGGGGGAAATAATGAAATGATCTTTGGTTAAtatttaaaattttaatatgGAATTTGACTTTAAAAAGGTGATTTAAGGAAAATGCACACTTGTGCAGTCTTCAGCGATTCAGCTCAAGCCTGTCTCTAGTTCTGGATTGCTTCTCATTGACATGCCTTGACTATGGTTGTACTGAGAAAATGTTTCTAACTCTTAAGAAACCTAGATGCTCAAAGGGGAAaaatggttccaaaatttgaaccAAGAAAGAACATGTAAACTGTATATACATGGCCCCATGTGTAAGTCGTACACATTTCTGTAGTAGCTAAAAATGTAGAAAATTTTCCGATTATTGACGACATTTTGGATTCAGATATACAAACCACAAACAGAAACTCAATAAATAATATTTTGTGATGAAAGGTTGCCATGTAAAAAATAACATTATTGTTATTTGTCCACACTACAACATGTCATATATACaaacctttttttttcctttggcaGCAATTTGCTTTTGCCCTTATACTGGTTCACCTTCATGGCAACTATGGATATAATTTGCCTTAACAGGTTTAAATCGAGTTTTTAGTATATTTATGATAATAGATATACAAATATATGATCTAATCTCCGCACATGTTATATATATGATTCAACATAATACTTTCTGCTGTTGTTCAGGACAGGGTAATGGCCATGTTTTCAACTGCGGATTAAGTGCTGAAGCTAAATCCAATTATTGCACGTCAAGTTATGATCAAAGCAGGATCTTGTTGGTATAAATTTCCAAGATGTAGTTAGTAATGTCAATCATGCTGATCTTATGCATGGCCTAACTCCTAGGAGGCCTCTCCAAGAGTGATCTGTTTGAAAGGAAGTCTGGCACAACTCCTGGTCGCCCTTCAGCTAGCAAGAACATGGTTGTGTTCTGGGAGAACACATTGTATAACTACCTGCTTAATCCTTACAAGGTATGGTACTATGGTCACTGTCCAGTCTCCATGTCCTATTGTAGTTATTTTTTTCAGTTGGGATGAGCTTCTTCTTTGTGTTGTGCACCTGTTATCAGATATGTCTAAGCAGGGCATGCTGATTCTTGTAGCTGACTGTACTATTTATGCAATAATTTGCAATTTATTTTTCCCCTAAATACTATAAATGGTCTCAACTTTGTGCTTCCATCATACCATCTAGGTGTGTGCCTTTCAAGCAATAAAAGAAATGCTCCGAAGATAAAAATAAGGCTTGCCACAATTCTGTGTGATTCTCCCTGACAAAATACGATTTCCCACTCCATTGCACCTAACTAAGAAATAGTTTTCCCTGCTACCCTTATATGGTGATGATCACACGCTTTCCTGACCCAAGATCCTATTTACAAGATCCCAACAATAAATCATCAGATATCCGTCTCATCTTTACAATTACTTTTTTAGTTAGTTGTGTAACTTCTGTGATTATGCAAAATGGAACTAAAATCTCTGTTATCTTTGAAGATATCAGACTACTGCTTTTTGGACTCTGACTCAGCAACTATGCATTTTCCCAATTTTTTGTAACTATATTTAACATGCAATTTAACTATTTTGTTTCCTAACTATGacatatgaagatacattggTCCACATTATGACATGTCGTAGAAAAACCTTAGTTCATTTAGGGCCAGGCTTGTTTAATTGGTGCTCGTTGGCGACAGATAGTTATAATTTTGACTTACAAGGTGTAGACCAAGTTGTGAGTAAAATTATAATCCCTAGCCGTTTCCGCAATCACTAACCTTtgcagatccaccacacagagagaTTTGCAAACTGCAGAGCTATTCCAAGTGGCAATTCAGACTAAAACTTGAGTATATAGCATTACACAGTCAAAAcacaataaatcttaaaaatggtTTTTATGTCACCCATATATATAGCATGATTCCAGTATGCTCAACAGTCAGCACCTTCACGACATGAAACTCAAAACAAAATAGGTTACCTTTGCTTGCCAGTACCATATCTTGTAATGTTcctataaacaaaaacaaaacaaaaaagaaatcgACATGGAAAACGAGGCTAGGATACTGTTTTCGACCAGTGACGAATTAGCCCCCTTTCTGGTACTGACAAGAGTATAAGCGAAACCATGACCAAAATTGCATTTATGACATAGGCAAAACAGAAATACCAAGACGATGATCATTGAACAGCAGTTGTAAACTACCAACTTATCTAACTCAAGAATGCTGAAAGCTCATCATTCCCTCTTCTCTTCTCCAAGTAAATCATGCACTGCATTTTTCATCTCTTCATCCAACTCCCTGCTCATTGGTAACAATATTATTAACATCggcaagcaaaacaaaaaaacagcATGTCTTAATTCTAAGAAAGCAATGGTCTGATCTGATGGATTGTAATGTTGATTTCTACGCACCAGTAACTTGAACAGTCCCTGTAATATGAATATCGTCATTCTCCAAGAAAAGGTTTTGAAGTAATTTATGTTGTGAACTTTTTGCGGGGGAATTCAATTTTCATTTAGGTGTCACACAAACCAGCCTGAGGCCAAGCACCAGTCGAGCCTGTTTCTTAGTCACAACGCCCATGACCATCCATCAATAAAACTTGAATATAGTGACTGAAAATTCACAAATTCAGTCACCTGATCATTGGATTGTAATCAGATTGTCCCAATGGAATGATTAAAAAAAA from Lolium rigidum isolate FL_2022 chromosome 4, APGP_CSIRO_Lrig_0.1, whole genome shotgun sequence encodes the following:
- the LOC124705999 gene encoding subtilisin-like protease gives rise to the protein MPSFAHLLLLTLTLTFQNRPTPALCIADHPHATASTTQPQTFILVLKSPAEAGTSEDEHRWWHETFMPSPLAGSEEPRLLHTYTEVFTGFAARLTDAELDMVSKKPGFLRAFPDQIWHPATTHTPEFLGLKRGSGLWRDASYGKGVIIGVLDTGIYAQHPSFDDAGIPPPPSKWKGSCHGAARCNNKLIGAKFINRYANDSSDDTGHGTHTSSTAAGNFVSGASAHGLGSGTAAGVAPGAHLAMYRVCTIHGCALADIVAGLDEAVKDGVDILSLSLGPFYNVNFSGDPVAIGALSAVAKGIVVVAAAGNNGPKSFVANSAPWLLTVAAGSVDRSFETVVQLGNGDHVNGEAFNQISNSSANQFPLYWNKHCKLPARNVSGKIVVCHNTGSMNNTGSINNTDISAIMSAGAAGIVLINRKDAGFSTLLEDYGNVVQVTVSDGMKITEYVKTTIKASAAVIYKNTVLGVRPSPMVAAFSSRGPSRFSPGVLKPDVLAPGLNIIAAWPPLTLFGSGPFNIRSGTSMSTPHVSGIAALVKCSHPEWSAAAIKSAILTTSDIIDSTGDPILDEQHQRATAYAMGAGHVNPTRATDPGLVYDTGITEYAGYICALLGDQALAVIVRNPRLSCKMLPKIPESQLNYPTITVPLRTRPFTLNRTVTNVGSANSVYTLKIEVPESLIVSVYPETLVFSKAGQKISYTITVSSHGNAGEKIMEGSLSWVSGHYVVRSPIVAVAGLL